In Microbacterium sp. AB, a single genomic region encodes these proteins:
- the gyrA gene encoding DNA gyrase subunit A — protein MTDTEFNAEDGRPDIAADHNHGHIDQVDLQSEMQRSYLDYAMSVIIGRALPRVEDGLKPVHRRVIYGMYDGGYRPDKKFSKCARVVGEVMGQYHPHGDSAIYDALVRLVQPWSLRYPLALGQGNFGSPGNQGAAAPRYTETKMAALALEMVRDIEQDTVDFQDNYDGETQEPTVLPARFPNLLVNGSVGIAVGMATNIPPHNLREVADGALWALENPGLPREELLHGLMQRIPGPDFPTAAQILGTKGIHEAYRTGRGSITMRAVVEIEEIQGRTCLVITELPYQVNPDNLAVKIGELAREGKVTGIADIRDETSGRTGQRLVVVLKRDAVAKVVLNNLYKHTELQTNFGANMLAIVDGVPRTLPLDGFIQYWIIHQLEVIVRRTQFRLRKAEERMHILRGYLAALDALDDVIALIRRSPTVDEAREGLKGLLSIDDVQADAILSMQLRRLAALERQKIIDEAADLESQIEDFRAIIADESRQRVIVRDELTDIVDRFGDERRTHILHGFDGDVAMEDLIAEEEMVVTITREGYIKRTRSDNYRSQHRGGKGVKGAQLRADDVVEHFFVTTTHHWLLFFTTKGRVYRTKTYEVPEAGRDAKGLHVANLLALQPDEQIAQVIELKSYDDAEHLVLATRDGLVKKTRLTEYDSNRQGGIIAINLRDGDELVSALTVNADDDILLISRHGMSLRFSATDEALRPMGRSTSGVKGMSFREGDDLLSASVAAPGTFVFVVTDGGYAKRTAVEEYRVQGRGGLGIKVAKLNDDRGVLAGGLIVDEDDEVLVVLEKGKVVRSAVAEVPAKGRDTMGVLFARPDKNDRILAIARNSERGLSDESGEDADEAAPGSDTPEGTTDA, from the coding sequence ATGACTGACACGGAATTCAACGCGGAAGACGGGCGCCCCGACATCGCCGCAGACCACAACCACGGTCACATCGACCAGGTCGACCTGCAGTCGGAGATGCAGCGCAGCTACCTCGACTACGCGATGAGCGTCATCATCGGCCGGGCGCTGCCGAGGGTCGAGGACGGGCTGAAGCCCGTGCACCGCCGCGTGATCTACGGGATGTACGACGGCGGATACCGCCCCGACAAGAAGTTCTCGAAGTGCGCGCGCGTCGTCGGCGAGGTCATGGGGCAGTACCACCCCCACGGCGACTCGGCCATCTACGACGCCCTCGTCCGCCTCGTGCAGCCGTGGTCCCTGCGCTACCCGCTCGCCCTCGGGCAGGGCAACTTCGGCTCGCCCGGGAACCAGGGCGCCGCGGCGCCGCGGTACACCGAGACGAAGATGGCCGCCCTCGCGCTCGAGATGGTCCGCGACATCGAGCAGGACACGGTCGACTTCCAGGACAACTACGACGGCGAGACGCAGGAGCCGACCGTCCTGCCCGCGCGCTTCCCGAACCTCCTCGTCAACGGCTCGGTCGGCATCGCGGTCGGCATGGCCACGAACATCCCGCCGCACAACCTCCGCGAGGTGGCGGACGGCGCGCTCTGGGCGCTCGAGAACCCCGGCCTCCCCCGTGAGGAGCTCCTGCACGGCCTCATGCAGCGCATCCCCGGGCCCGACTTCCCGACCGCCGCGCAGATCCTCGGCACCAAGGGGATCCACGAGGCGTACCGCACGGGCCGCGGCTCGATCACGATGCGCGCCGTCGTCGAGATCGAGGAGATCCAGGGCCGCACCTGCCTCGTGATCACCGAGCTGCCGTACCAGGTCAACCCCGACAACCTCGCCGTCAAGATCGGCGAGCTCGCGCGCGAGGGCAAGGTCACCGGCATCGCCGACATCCGCGACGAGACGTCGGGCCGTACCGGTCAGCGCCTCGTCGTCGTCCTCAAGCGGGACGCCGTCGCGAAGGTCGTGCTCAACAACCTCTACAAGCACACCGAGCTGCAGACCAACTTCGGCGCGAACATGCTCGCGATCGTCGACGGCGTGCCGCGCACGCTGCCGCTGGACGGGTTCATCCAGTACTGGATCATCCACCAGCTCGAGGTCATCGTGCGCCGGACGCAGTTCCGCCTGCGCAAGGCGGAGGAGCGCATGCACATCCTGCGCGGCTACCTCGCGGCGCTCGACGCGCTCGACGACGTCATCGCGCTCATCCGCCGCTCGCCAACGGTGGACGAGGCCCGGGAGGGACTGAAGGGCCTGCTGTCGATCGACGACGTCCAGGCCGACGCGATCCTGTCGATGCAGCTGCGACGCCTCGCCGCTCTCGAGCGCCAGAAGATCATCGACGAGGCCGCCGATCTCGAGTCGCAGATCGAGGACTTCCGGGCGATCATCGCCGACGAGTCGCGTCAGCGCGTGATCGTGCGCGACGAGCTCACCGACATCGTCGACCGTTTCGGCGACGAGCGGCGCACGCACATCCTCCATGGCTTCGACGGCGACGTCGCGATGGAGGACCTCATCGCGGAGGAGGAGATGGTCGTCACCATCACGCGCGAGGGCTACATCAAGCGCACGCGCAGCGACAACTACCGCTCGCAGCACCGCGGCGGCAAGGGCGTCAAGGGCGCGCAGCTGCGCGCCGACGACGTCGTGGAGCACTTCTTCGTCACGACGACCCACCACTGGCTGCTCTTCTTCACGACCAAGGGCCGCGTCTACCGGACGAAGACGTACGAGGTCCCCGAGGCCGGGCGCGACGCCAAGGGCCTGCACGTCGCGAACCTGCTCGCGCTGCAGCCGGACGAGCAGATCGCCCAGGTGATCGAGCTGAAGTCGTACGACGACGCGGAGCACCTCGTGCTCGCCACGCGCGACGGCCTCGTGAAGAAGACGCGCCTGACCGAGTACGACTCGAACCGACAGGGCGGCATCATCGCGATCAACCTGCGCGACGGCGACGAGCTCGTGAGCGCGCTCACCGTGAACGCCGACGACGACATCCTGCTCATCAGCCGCCACGGCATGTCGCTGAGGTTCTCGGCGACCGACGAGGCGCTGCGCCCGATGGGACGCTCGACGAGCGGAGTGAAGGGCATGTCGTTCCGCGAGGGCGACGACCTGCTCTCGGCCTCGGTCGCCGCGCCGGGCACGTTCGTCTTCGTCGTCACCGACGGCGGGTACGCCAAGCGGACGGCGGTCGAGGAGTACCGGGTGCAGGGCCGAGGCGGCCTGGGCATCAAGGTCGCCAAGCTCAACGACGACCGCGGCGTGCTCGCCGGCGGGCTCATCGTGGACGAGGACGACGAGGTGCTCGTGGTTCTCGAAAAGGGCAAGGTGGTACGCTCTGCCGTGGCCGAGGTACCCGCGAAGGGACGCGACACCATGGGTGTTCTCTTCGCCCGGCCCGACAAGAACGACCGCATCCTCGCGATCGCGCGAAACAGTGAGCGCGGCCTGAGCGACGAGAGCGGGGAAGACGCCGACGAGGCGGCCCCGGGATCCGACACCCCCGAAGGAACCACTGACGCATGA
- a CDS encoding DUF3566 domain-containing protein — translation MSTVADKLSQKQAHKTSAKQVRLRLVYVDFWSAVKLSFLAAVALAIVTIVSFFLIYMVVQTTGLIDQGDEFITMFSDGALSLSAFLGLPQVMAFAAVVAILNLVVVTVLGAVVAGIYNLAVKITGGLLVGFTSN, via the coding sequence ATGAGCACAGTAGCCGACAAGCTCTCCCAGAAGCAGGCGCACAAGACCAGCGCGAAGCAGGTGCGACTGCGCCTCGTCTACGTCGACTTCTGGTCGGCCGTGAAGCTGTCCTTCCTGGCGGCCGTCGCCCTCGCGATCGTCACGATCGTGTCGTTCTTCCTCATCTACATGGTGGTGCAGACGACGGGGCTCATCGATCAGGGGGATGAGTTCATCACGATGTTCTCGGACGGCGCGCTGTCGCTGTCGGCGTTCCTCGGGCTCCCGCAGGTGATGGCGTTCGCCGCCGTCGTCGCGATCCTCAACCTCGTGGTCGTGACGGTGCTCGGCGCCGTGGTCGCGGGCATCTACAACCTCGCGGTCAAGATCACGGGCGGCCTGCTCGTCGGCTTCACCTCGAACTGA